In Ovis aries strain OAR_USU_Benz2616 breed Rambouillet chromosome 13, ARS-UI_Ramb_v3.0, whole genome shotgun sequence, the following are encoded in one genomic region:
- the LOC105616742 gene encoding endogenous retrovirus group K member 5 Gag polyprotein yields the protein MGSSESKEGQLFIGVILQLLNKRGIKVKKTNVRCFFTFVQEQCPWFPEEGTVNLDTWEKVGKQLKTYYTQHGPEKVPTDTFSLWNVIRDTLDPAHESEKVHVKEGSEEEESKPDYRQLNMLSAMNADSHAENRDEKKDQLSPQDEEDSKEVAVQYHSDEDSSFLAKDTPKSLREISPTRPSVRFKHQTVTGSLEQEKKNMGRLRSPMPPPPHRDEGPPLAVPWRRVLSSPEDEFDPHLEACFSDRGETPYWEPLPMKMIKELKQACAVYGATAPYTITVLEALAARWMTPHDWKTVAKACLSRGQYVLWRAEYEDLAQKQADANQKYGPRYIVKSMLTGTHEFGTLREQMGLDRRTLDQVTACSLGAWRHLPQGKESTSFLNIRQKPEELYEDFISRLTEAVYRVISNSEAAEILIKHLAFENANSTCQAVLCPIKESGQIEDYIRQCADIGPAVIQAIAIAAAIKGNCYQQEVQSFFASRNNLSKSRSSNPGQNTSLSKACYSCGQEGHFVRACPQKAAGSSMPNPASLAAAPNLPKVLCPRCQKGYHWAKDCRSRFHKNGTLLVPDQQLGNRLRGQPQALTMIGATTLNPFIPFVPSQNSSEQPQAAQDWTSVLPPQQY from the coding sequence ATGGGTAGCAGTGAATCTAAAGAAGGACAGCTTTTTATAGGAGTAATTTTGCAACTGTTAAACAAAAGAGGAATTAAGGTTAAGAAAACTAATGTTCGatgtttttttacttttgtacAAGAGCAGTGTCCTTGGTTTCCAGAAGAGGGCACTGTTAACTTAGATACTTGGGAGAAGGTAGGGAAACAGCTAAAAACTTATTACACTCAGCATGGTCCGGAAAAAGTACCTACTGATACTTTTTCCTTATGGAATGTGATTAGAGATACTTTAGATCCAGCTCACGAATCTGAAAAGGTACATGTTAAAGAGGGAAGTGAGGAGGAAGAGTCCAAGCCTGACTATCGACAGTTAAACATGCTGTCTGCCATGAACGCCGATAGTCATGCTGAGaatagagatgaaaagaaagatcAGCTTTCACCTCAAGATGAGGAAGATTCAAAAGAAGTGGCAGTTCAATATCATTCTGATGAGGATTCGTCTTTTTTAGCTAAAGATACTCCTAAGAGCCTAAGAGAAATATCCCCAACTAGACCATCAGTAAGATTTAAACATCAGACAGTTACAGGATCTCTAGAACAGGAGAAGAAAAACATGGGACGCCTTCGTTCCCCCATGCCTCCCCCTCCTCATAGGGATGAGGGGCCTCCGCTAgcagttccctggagaagggttctCTCTAGCCCTGAGGATGAATTTGATCCCCACCTTGAGGCTTGTTTTAGCGATAGGGGAGAAACCCCCTACTGGGAACCCCTTCCAATGAAAATGATTAAAGAACTCAAACAGGCTTGTGCCGTGTATGGGGCTACAGCCCCGTACACTATAACAGTATTAGAGGCCTTAGCAGCCAGATGGATGACACCCCATGACTGGAAGACAGTTGCTAAAGCTTGTCTGTCTAGAGGGCAATATGTACTTTGGAGAGCTGAATATGAAGATCTTGCCCAAAAACAGGCTGATGCTAACCAAAAATATGGCCCAAGATATATTGTAAAAAGTATGTTGACAGGGACTCATGAATTTGGAACACTAAGAGAACAGATGGGATTAGACAGAAGAACTCTAGATCAGGTAACTGCCTGCAGCCTCGGGGCTTGGCGACATTTGCCTCAAGGGAAGGAATCAACCTCTTTTTTAAACATTAGACAAAAACCAGAAGAGCTATATGAGGACTTTATATCACGACTTACAGAGGCCGTTTACAGAGTAATTTCCAATTCTGAGGCAGCTGAAATACTGATAAAACACCTGGCATTTGAAAATGCTAACTCTACCTGCCAGGCCGTTCTATGTCCTATAAAAGAATCTGGACAAATAGAAGATTATATCAGACAGTGTGCAGACATAGGACCAGCAGTGATACAGGCCATTGCCATAGCTGCAGCCATAAAGGGAAATTGTTATCAACAGGAAGTACAATCCTTTTTTGCAAGCAGGAATAACCTGTCAAAGAGTCGTTCCAGtaatccaggccagaatactagttTATCCAAGGCCTGCTACTCTTGCGGACAGGAGGGACACTTTGTCCGTGCTTGCCCCCAAAAAGCAGCTGGTTCTTCTATGCCAAATCCTGCCTCCCTGGCTGCGGCTCCTAATCTTCCTAAGGTTCTTTGCCCTCGTTGTCAGAAGGGGTATCACTGGGCAAAGGATTGTAGATCAAGATTCCATAAAAATGGAACCTTGCTAGTTCCTGACCAGCAGTTGGGAAACAGGTTGAGGGGCCAGCCTCAGGCCCTGACAATGATTGGGGCAACAACGCTGAACCCATTCATACCCTTTGTCCCATCACAGAACTCATCAGAGCAACCCCAGGCAGCGCAGGACTGGACCTCAGTTCTGCCACCTCAACAATATTAA
- the LOC105606886 gene encoding uncharacterized protein LOC105606886 translates to MLRGRARNRERRALRRPAACTPRSGLFPLGLGRERTTCPALPAEDSPGVPHDQTARESGGDKANSAGRYRCPRMEPGYVQMAWDPRRNVDKGARTASTRTATAEMQLKRGLWPRAALPGVDPAQAGARRDCLRGVHPGIRRSRPQPVSQLQFRQHPTEGGRVLSPSRRDRPASSHVVQFDLQPTFLAPRYLSVICSVPGRCLVLSSCGTVAQQERTAQTHPSEVAWPITSWRIRERLLLASQPRERWRRVHCVQRRHGSCRVKSILDCTVLEAVLGLMTGEQTEEGCCCVTTARPPSPVASAQYGRTWPHVTRSGAWLRPETLGPRDSQLETFSWLCPFPAGATGHSGPRRLVSFHLDQVLQWPPCPPLCFWCNF, encoded by the exons ATGCTCAGGGGACGGGCTCGGAACAGGGAGCGGAGGGCTCTGAGGCGACCTGCGGCCTGTACTCCCCGCTCGGGTCTGTTTCCccttgggctggggagggagcggACCACGTGCCCGGCGCTTCCCGCAGAGGACTCACCCGGAGTGCCCCACGACCAGACGGCGCGGGAGAGCGGCGGAGACAAAGCCAACAGTGCGGGAAGATACCGGTGTCCGCGGATGGAACCCGGATACGTGCAGATGGCGTGGGATCCACGACGAAACGTGGACAAAGGGGCAAGAACCGCCTCCACGCGCACGGCGACGGCGGAAATGCAGCTGAAACGGGGCTTGTGGCCTAGAGCGGCGTTGCCCGGAGTGGATCCCGCGCAAGCG GGGGCGCGAAGAGACTGCTTGCGCGGGGTCCATCCGGGGATTCGCCGCTCTAGGCCCCAGCCCGTCTCTCAACTGCAGTTCCGCCAGCACCCAACAGAGGGAGGGCGGGTTCTGTCTCCGAGTCGCCGGGACCGTCCAGCATCTTCTCACGTCGTCCAGTTTGACCTGCAGCCGACATTCCTGGCGCCCCGG TATCTGAGTGTCATCTGCTCAGTGCCTGGCAGGTGTCTGGTGCTCAGCAGCTGTGGAACAGTTGCCCAGCAGGAGAGGACAGCACAGACTCATCCCAGTGAGGTGGCGTGGCCCATCACGTCATGGAGAATCAGAGAAAGACTGCTTTTGGCCAGCCAGCCCAGGGAGAGGTGGAG ACGAGTCCACTGTGTGCAGAGGCGTCATGGAAGCTGTCGTGTCAAGAGCATTCTAGACTGCACTGTCCTTGAG GCTGTTTTGGGTCTGATGACAGGCGAGCAGACTGAAGAGGGGTGTTGCTGCGTGACCACCGCCAGAcctccttctcctgttgcctcaGCACAATATGGAAGGACTTGGCCCCATGTGACCAGGTCAGGGGCCTGGCTAAGGCCTGAGACTCTGGGACCTCGGGATTCACAGCTGGAGACCTTCAGCTGGCTCTGCCCCTTCCCAGCAGGTGCCACAGGGCACAGCGGACCCAGAAGACTGGTTTCCTTCCATCTGGACCAGGTCCTCCAGTGGCCTCCATGTCCCCCTCTCTGTTTCTGGTGTAACTTTTAG